One stretch of Terriglobales bacterium DNA includes these proteins:
- a CDS encoding tetratricopeptide repeat protein produces the protein MRRVVVSLLLLLLFSAPMLADGPEALLAEGRADEALALLKERVKQEPRDAGAWHLLSRAYFGMERWGDAVNAGEKAVSLEPGNARFHLWLGREYGEKAEHSIFFTAIGLAKKTRAEFEKAVELQSNDLDAQSDLAEFFIEAPSFLGGGKDKAEAQAQKLASVDPATSHWIRARIAEKDSRPDEAELEYKAAIAASNNKAGYWLNLASFYRRTKRFAEMESAINKAVAANRSHDDVFYEGAELLFKAGRNFPVAAQFLRKYLSSNDKVEQAPTYQAHYLLGSILEKMGDRQAAAVEYRAALSLARDFGPAQDALRRLAP, from the coding sequence ATGCGCCGCGTGGTGGTCTCTCTCCTGCTGCTTTTACTTTTCTCGGCGCCGATGCTGGCCGACGGTCCTGAAGCGCTGCTGGCCGAGGGAAGGGCCGATGAAGCCTTAGCTCTGCTGAAGGAGCGGGTGAAGCAGGAGCCGCGCGACGCGGGGGCATGGCATTTGCTCTCGCGCGCCTACTTCGGCATGGAGCGTTGGGGCGACGCGGTGAACGCCGGCGAGAAAGCCGTGAGCCTGGAACCTGGCAACGCGCGCTTCCACCTGTGGCTGGGCCGGGAGTACGGCGAGAAAGCGGAGCACTCGATCTTCTTCACCGCGATCGGGCTGGCGAAAAAGACGCGCGCCGAGTTCGAGAAGGCGGTGGAGCTGCAATCGAACGACCTCGACGCGCAGTCGGACCTGGCGGAGTTTTTCATCGAGGCGCCGTCGTTCCTGGGCGGCGGAAAAGACAAGGCCGAAGCGCAGGCGCAGAAGCTGGCCAGTGTCGATCCGGCGACGTCGCACTGGATCCGGGCGCGCATCGCCGAAAAGGATTCGCGGCCTGACGAAGCCGAGCTGGAGTACAAGGCGGCGATCGCGGCAAGCAACAACAAGGCCGGCTACTGGCTGAACCTGGCGTCGTTCTACCGGCGCACGAAGCGGTTCGCGGAGATGGAGTCGGCGATCAATAAGGCGGTGGCGGCCAACCGCTCGCATGACGACGTGTTCTACGAAGGCGCCGAGCTGCTGTTCAAGGCGGGGCGCAACTTCCCTGTCGCGGCGCAGTTCCTGCGCAAGTACCTCAGCTCGAACGACAAAGTGGAGCAGGCGCCAACCTACCAGGCGCACTACCTGCTGGGCTCGATCCTGGAAAAGATGGGCGACCGCCAGGCAGCGGCGGTGGAGTATCGCGCGGCACTCTCGCTGGCGCGCGACTTCGGCCCGGCGCAGGATGCGCTCAGGCGCCTGGCGCCATAG
- a CDS encoding efflux RND transporter periplasmic adaptor subunit — translation MAENNKAPFWQRHRLMIIAAAVIAVVLLASFNPFKRSELPVRAAKAERGPIASTISTNGKIEPVENFEAHAPAPTTVKRVLVHEGDWVVPGQLLLELDAADAQAQAARALAQLKSAQADLLAVQKGGTQEEILTSQAESSKARAELDAAQRNLTAMQNLQKTGAASAAEVQAAQVRLEQAQAQARLQEQRQTRRFSSEEVARTEARVAEAQAAYQAAQDLLKDSHVRAPRRALVYSLPVRPGVFVNTGDLLVQVADLHTVNVRAFVDEPDIGRLTRGQEVHVTWDALPGRSWTGRVTTVPTTVTLRGTRTVGEVMVEVNNQDLRLLPNVNVGVVVMTAQNNDALSVPREAVHQDDGRRFVYVVNDGALKRREVQTGLSNLTRIEITKGLEPGAVVALGTVNNRPLVENAPVRVVQP, via the coding sequence ATGGCAGAGAACAACAAAGCTCCGTTCTGGCAGCGGCATCGGCTGATGATCATCGCGGCCGCGGTGATCGCGGTGGTGCTGCTGGCGTCGTTCAATCCGTTCAAGCGGAGCGAGCTGCCCGTGCGGGCGGCCAAGGCGGAGCGCGGGCCGATTGCGAGCACCATTTCCACCAACGGCAAGATCGAGCCGGTGGAGAACTTCGAAGCGCACGCGCCGGCGCCCACCACGGTGAAGCGCGTGCTGGTGCACGAAGGCGACTGGGTGGTCCCGGGACAACTTCTGCTCGAACTTGACGCCGCCGACGCGCAGGCCCAGGCGGCACGCGCGCTGGCGCAGTTGAAGTCGGCGCAGGCGGACTTGCTCGCGGTGCAGAAGGGCGGGACGCAGGAGGAGATCCTGACGTCGCAGGCCGAGTCCAGCAAGGCGCGCGCGGAGCTGGACGCGGCGCAGCGCAACCTGACCGCGATGCAGAACCTGCAAAAGACGGGCGCGGCTTCCGCCGCGGAAGTTCAGGCGGCGCAGGTGCGGCTGGAGCAGGCGCAGGCCCAGGCGCGGCTCCAGGAGCAGCGGCAGACCAGGCGCTTCTCCAGCGAGGAAGTGGCGCGCACTGAAGCGCGCGTGGCCGAAGCGCAGGCGGCTTACCAGGCAGCACAGGACCTGCTGAAGGACTCCCATGTGCGGGCGCCGCGGCGCGCGCTGGTGTATTCGCTGCCGGTGCGGCCGGGAGTGTTTGTCAATACCGGCGACCTGCTGGTGCAGGTGGCCGACTTGCACACGGTGAATGTGCGGGCGTTCGTCGACGAGCCTGATATCGGCCGCCTGACGCGCGGACAGGAAGTGCACGTCACGTGGGACGCGCTGCCCGGGCGGTCATGGACCGGCAGGGTAACTACCGTCCCCACGACGGTAACGTTGCGCGGCACACGAACCGTTGGCGAAGTGATGGTGGAGGTCAATAATCAGGACCTGCGCCTGCTGCCCAACGTCAACGTGGGCGTGGTGGTGATGACCGCGCAGAACAACGACGCGCTCTCGGTGCCGCGCGAGGCCGTCCACCAGGATGACGGCAGGCGGTTCGTCTACGTGGTGAACGACGGCGCGCTGAAGCGCCGCGAGGTGCAGACGGGATTGAGCAATTTGACGCGCATTGAAATAACCAAAGGACTGGAACCCGGCGCGGTGGTGGCGCTGGGCACGGTAAACAACCGTCCGCTGGTGGAGAACGCTCCGGTGCGGGTGGTGCAGCCGTGA
- a CDS encoding TolC family protein: MFVLALCAGASAARLDFRQAIELAVKRSGTMAIAAADQLRARQAYMEARNQYIPQVTFGSGIAYSAGFPLSLEGSAPSVFNVNTQSLLLNAQQREFIRAAKLDWMASSTSTGDKRDQVILDTAVAYTQLDTLASQLALMEQQQQAADKQQQIVLQRVDAGVDNAMELTKAKLTVARVRMRLAELHTAADVLRSRLASLTGIPAGELETVTESVPDLPMPAETDLVGKALENSAALKAADQQAQAKEIRARGEGKYWYPSIDLVGQYGLFSRYNHYDEFFQKFQRNNVTFGVLIRFPLLSAPLKARAEGASAEALKARKEAEGVRQQVSEETLNLQGAVRQLAAARDVAKLEYELARGQGEAMLVQVQAGAANLRQQQEAVLNENEKYNVLLDVTFQLEKAQLQLLKATGELAKWAMK, translated from the coding sequence ATGTTTGTCCTGGCACTGTGCGCCGGCGCCTCCGCGGCACGGCTGGATTTTCGCCAGGCGATTGAGCTGGCGGTGAAGCGCAGCGGCACGATGGCGATCGCCGCGGCCGACCAGTTGCGCGCGCGGCAGGCGTACATGGAGGCGCGCAATCAGTACATCCCCCAGGTGACGTTCGGCTCGGGGATCGCCTATTCGGCGGGGTTTCCGCTGAGCCTGGAGGGATCGGCACCCTCGGTGTTCAACGTGAACACGCAGTCGTTGCTGCTGAACGCGCAGCAGCGGGAGTTCATCCGCGCGGCCAAGCTGGATTGGATGGCGAGCAGCACCTCGACCGGCGACAAGCGCGACCAGGTGATCCTCGACACGGCGGTCGCGTACACGCAACTGGACACGCTGGCCTCGCAACTGGCCCTCATGGAACAGCAGCAGCAGGCGGCGGACAAGCAGCAGCAGATCGTGTTACAGCGTGTGGACGCGGGCGTGGACAACGCCATGGAGCTCACCAAGGCAAAGCTCACGGTGGCGCGCGTGCGCATGCGGCTGGCCGAGTTGCACACCGCCGCGGACGTGCTGCGCTCGCGGCTGGCGTCGCTGACCGGAATCCCCGCGGGAGAGCTGGAGACGGTGACCGAGTCGGTGCCCGATCTGCCGATGCCGGCTGAAACCGATCTTGTCGGCAAGGCGCTGGAAAACAGCGCCGCCCTGAAGGCGGCGGACCAGCAAGCGCAGGCGAAGGAGATCCGCGCGCGCGGCGAAGGCAAATACTGGTATCCGTCCATTGACCTCGTGGGCCAGTACGGGCTGTTTTCGCGCTACAACCACTATGACGAATTCTTCCAGAAATTCCAGCGCAACAACGTGACCTTCGGCGTGCTCATACGCTTCCCGCTGCTGAGCGCGCCGCTGAAGGCGAGGGCGGAAGGCGCGTCGGCTGAGGCGCTGAAGGCGCGCAAGGAAGCCGAGGGCGTGCGGCAGCAGGTCTCGGAGGAGACGCTGAACCTGCAAGGCGCCGTGCGCCAGCTGGCAGCCGCGCGCGACGTGGCCAAGCTGGAGTACGAGCTGGCGCGCGGGCAGGGCGAAGCCATGCTGGTCCAGGTGCAAGCGGGAGCGGCCAACTTGCGCCAGCAGCAGGAGGCGGTGCTCAACGAAAACGAAAAGTACAACGTTCTCCTCGATGTGACCTTCCAACTCGAGAAAGCGCAGCTCCAGCTGCTGAAGGCCACGGGCGAGCTGGCAAAGTGGGCAATGAAGTAG